The following proteins come from a genomic window of Streptomyces sp. NBC_01716:
- a CDS encoding NADPH-dependent F420 reductase, protein MSGITLIGTGNMARTIGTLAVAGGNTVEVMGRDQSKADDLAKALGGGATTGKWGAVPAGDIVITALLYDGVVPVVAEYGDALAGKVIVDISNPFNATFDGLAHSEETSIAREVAKVAPASASVVKAFNTIFRNVLEKGRPNVFIAGDNAQAKAGVAAFIESLGLRPLDVGGLKMAHWLEGMGVVTVSLAGNGVGHWDFALGVNEFTG, encoded by the coding sequence ATGAGCGGCATTACCCTCATCGGTACGGGGAACATGGCCCGTACCATCGGCACGCTCGCGGTGGCGGGCGGCAACACCGTCGAGGTCATGGGACGCGATCAGTCCAAGGCCGATGACCTGGCCAAGGCTCTGGGCGGCGGCGCGACGACGGGCAAGTGGGGCGCCGTCCCGGCCGGGGACATCGTCATCACGGCCCTGTTGTACGACGGTGTCGTTCCGGTCGTCGCCGAGTACGGAGACGCCCTCGCGGGCAAGGTCATCGTCGACATCAGCAACCCCTTCAACGCCACGTTCGACGGACTGGCCCACAGCGAGGAGACCTCGATCGCGCGGGAAGTTGCCAAGGTGGCCCCGGCCAGTGCCAGCGTGGTGAAGGCATTCAACACCATTTTCCGTAATGTCCTGGAGAAGGGCCGGCCCAACGTCTTCATCGCCGGCGACAATGCGCAGGCCAAGGCGGGCGTGGCGGCATTCATCGAGAGCCTCGGGCTGCGCCCGCTGGACGTCGGCGGCCTGAAAATGGCGCACTGGCTGGAAGGAATGGGCGTGGTCACGGTGAGCCTCGCCGGCAACGGGGTTGGCCACTGGGACTTCGCCCTCGGCGTCAACGAATTTACCGGCTGA
- a CDS encoding helix-turn-helix domain-containing protein yields MDVLSTAGVAAGERLAFWREVSSKLWVPYELGCERELENDFEADVGVTEFGPVQAALMTSTRHTVHRTPKHIRQSDPETFKLVCVERGGGRVAQDGRCTEFGVGDLVLFDTSRPYQAEFQEHISVSRLLLLGFPRSFLPLPPRELRSLSATRIPGARGIGALTSQFMLQLARHLDELSPSDAARLTTLTLDVLIAALADALDAGNAVPPHSRRRALMARIHAFIRDNLGDARLTPDTIAAAHHISLRYLHKLFQQDGHTVAGWVRERRLEQCRRDLADPRLAASPINAIAARWGFTSPAHFSQAFRAAYGVPPRQYRAQCATVPTVRAH; encoded by the coding sequence ATGGACGTGCTCAGCACCGCCGGAGTAGCGGCGGGAGAACGACTGGCCTTCTGGCGTGAAGTGAGTTCGAAGCTCTGGGTGCCCTACGAACTGGGCTGCGAGCGGGAGTTGGAGAACGACTTCGAGGCCGACGTCGGTGTCACCGAGTTCGGCCCGGTGCAGGCGGCGCTGATGACCAGCACGCGGCATACGGTCCACCGCACGCCCAAGCACATCCGCCAGTCCGACCCCGAGACATTCAAGCTGGTCTGCGTCGAGCGGGGTGGTGGCAGGGTGGCGCAGGACGGCCGGTGCACGGAGTTCGGAGTGGGCGACCTGGTCCTCTTCGACACATCACGCCCCTACCAAGCCGAGTTCCAGGAGCATATTTCGGTGAGCCGGCTGCTGCTTCTGGGCTTCCCGCGCTCGTTCCTGCCACTGCCGCCCCGCGAACTGCGGAGCCTGAGCGCGACCCGTATTCCAGGAGCCCGCGGCATCGGTGCGCTGACCTCACAGTTCATGCTCCAACTCGCCCGGCACCTCGACGAACTCAGCCCCTCCGACGCAGCCCGGCTGACCACCCTGACGCTCGACGTGCTCATCGCGGCGCTGGCCGACGCGCTGGACGCCGGGAACGCGGTGCCGCCCCACAGCAGGCGGCGAGCGCTCATGGCCCGGATCCACGCCTTCATCCGGGACAACCTGGGTGACGCGCGGCTGACCCCGGACACGATCGCCGCCGCGCACCACATCTCCCTGCGGTATCTGCACAAGCTGTTCCAGCAGGACGGCCACACCGTCGCCGGATGGGTCCGCGAGCGCCGTCTGGAGCAGTGCCGGCGCGACCTCGCCGACCCCCGGCTGGCCGCCAGTCCGATCAACGCGATCGCTGCGCGCTGGGGGTTCACCAGCCCCGCGCATTTCAGCCAGGCGTTCCGGGCCGCGTACGGCGTCCCGCCGCGCCAGTACCGCGCGCAGTGCGCGACCGTCCCGACTGTGCGCGCTCACTAA
- a CDS encoding peptidase inhibitor family I36 protein, with protein sequence MRKFIVAAALTGLTALGIAAPATTAHATGSTVAGPGCNDKWGPRDGNMYAWQNLDCQGTLLIRTAGNSTYWGASATDKATSVMNRGFLGGRDIVKFYEDIDYKGGHTCLYPEELYADDVTDNRFHNGYGVNDRITSHQWVTAASCSGSGVLT encoded by the coding sequence ATGCGTAAATTCATCGTCGCGGCAGCGCTCACCGGCCTCACCGCCCTGGGCATCGCCGCACCGGCCACCACCGCCCACGCGACCGGGAGCACCGTCGCCGGCCCCGGCTGCAACGACAAGTGGGGCCCGCGCGACGGCAACATGTACGCCTGGCAGAACCTGGACTGCCAGGGCACCCTGCTGATCCGCACCGCCGGAAACAGCACCTACTGGGGAGCGTCCGCCACCGACAAGGCGACCTCCGTCATGAACCGCGGCTTCCTGGGCGGCAGGGACATCGTCAAGTTCTACGAGGACATCGACTACAAGGGCGGCCACACCTGCCTGTACCCGGAGGAGCTGTACGCCGACGACGTGACCGACAACCGCTTCCACAACGGTTACGGGGTCAACGACCGCATCACCTCGCACCAGTGGGTGACGGCGGCCTCCTGCTCGGGTTCCGGCGTGCTGACGTGA
- the acnA gene encoding aconitate hydratase AcnA, with amino-acid sequence MSANSFDARSTLRVGDESYEIFRLDKVEGSARLPYSLKVLLENLLRTEDGANITADHIRSIGGWDSQAQPSQEIQFTPARVIMQDFTGVPCVVDLATMREAVKELGGDPAKINPLAPAELVIDHSVIADKFGTPESFAQNVELEYGRNKERYQFLRWGQTAFDEFKVVPPGTGIVHQVNIEHLARTVMVRGGQAYPDTLVGTDSHTTMVNGLGVLGWGVGGIEAEAAMLGQPVSMLIPRVVGFKLTGELTPGTTATDLVLTITEMLRKHGVVGKFVEFYGEGVGATSLANRATIGNMSPEFGSTAAIFPIDAETIKYLKLTGRDAQQLALVEAYAKEQGLWLDPAAEPDFSEKLELDLATVVPSIAGPKRPQDRIVLADAKEQFALDVRNYVTDDEEAGKESFPASDSPASSDGVPTRPTLVVTPDGPNYEIDHGAVTVAAITSCTNTSNPYVMVAAALVAKKAVEKGLTRKPWVKTTLAPGSKVVTDYFDKANLTPYLDKLGFNLVGYGCTTCIGNSGPLDEEISKAVNENDLAVAAVLSGNRNFEGRINPDVKMNYLASPPLVVAYAIAGSMKVDITRDAIGVDQDGKPVHLEDIWPTEAEVNEVVASAIGEDMFNKSYQDVFAGDAQWKALSIPTGNTFEWDPQSTYVRKPPYFEGMTMETTPVADITGARVLAMLGDSVTTDHISPAGAIKADTPAGKYLTEHGVERRDFNSYGSRRGNHEVMIRGTFANIRLRNQIAPGTEGGYTRDFTAQDGPVSFIYDASQNYQAAGTPLVVLAGKEYGSGSSRDWAAKGTALLGVRAVIAESYERIHRSNLIGMGVLPLQYPEGASALSYGLTGEETFTFTGVTALNDGTTPATVKVTTDTGVEFDAVVRIDTPGEAEYYRNGGIMQYVLRSLIRK; translated from the coding sequence GTGTCGGCGAACAGCTTCGACGCCCGCAGCACGCTGCGCGTGGGCGACGAGTCGTACGAGATCTTCAGGCTGGACAAGGTCGAGGGCTCAGCGCGCCTCCCTTACAGCCTGAAGGTGCTGCTGGAGAACCTGCTCCGCACCGAGGACGGCGCGAACATCACCGCCGACCACATCCGTTCGATCGGCGGGTGGGACTCCCAGGCGCAGCCGAGCCAGGAGATCCAGTTCACCCCGGCCCGCGTGATCATGCAGGACTTCACGGGCGTGCCCTGCGTCGTCGACCTCGCCACCATGCGTGAGGCCGTCAAGGAGCTCGGTGGCGACCCCGCGAAGATCAACCCGCTGGCCCCGGCCGAGCTGGTCATCGACCACTCCGTCATCGCCGACAAGTTCGGTACGCCGGAGTCGTTCGCGCAGAACGTGGAGCTGGAGTACGGCCGCAACAAGGAGCGTTACCAGTTCCTGCGCTGGGGCCAGACCGCGTTCGACGAGTTCAAGGTCGTCCCGCCCGGCACCGGCATCGTCCACCAGGTCAACATCGAGCACCTGGCCCGTACCGTCATGGTCCGGGGCGGCCAGGCGTACCCGGACACCCTCGTCGGCACCGACTCGCACACCACCATGGTCAACGGCCTCGGTGTGCTGGGCTGGGGCGTCGGCGGTATCGAGGCCGAGGCCGCGATGCTCGGCCAGCCCGTCTCGATGCTCATCCCGCGCGTCGTCGGCTTCAAGCTGACCGGCGAGCTGACCCCCGGCACCACCGCCACCGACCTCGTGCTCACGATCACCGAGATGCTGCGCAAGCACGGCGTCGTCGGCAAGTTCGTGGAGTTCTACGGCGAGGGCGTCGGCGCCACCTCGCTCGCCAACCGCGCCACCATCGGCAACATGTCGCCGGAGTTCGGCTCGACCGCGGCGATCTTCCCGATCGACGCCGAGACCATCAAGTACCTGAAGCTGACCGGCCGCGACGCGCAGCAGCTCGCGCTGGTCGAGGCGTACGCGAAGGAGCAGGGCCTCTGGCTCGACCCGGCCGCCGAGCCCGACTTCTCCGAGAAGCTGGAGCTCGACCTCGCCACAGTCGTCCCGTCCATCGCCGGCCCCAAGCGCCCGCAGGACCGCATCGTGCTGGCCGACGCCAAGGAGCAGTTCGCGCTCGACGTCCGCAACTACGTGACGGACGACGAGGAGGCGGGCAAGGAGTCCTTCCCGGCCTCCGACTCGCCGGCCTCCTCCGACGGTGTGCCGACCCGCCCGACCCTCGTCGTCACGCCCGATGGACCGAACTACGAGATCGACCACGGCGCGGTCACCGTCGCCGCGATCACCTCCTGCACCAACACCTCGAACCCGTACGTGATGGTCGCCGCCGCGCTCGTCGCCAAGAAGGCCGTCGAGAAGGGCCTCACCCGCAAGCCGTGGGTCAAGACGACCCTGGCGCCGGGCTCGAAGGTCGTCACGGACTACTTCGACAAGGCGAACCTCACGCCGTACCTGGACAAGCTCGGCTTCAACCTGGTCGGTTACGGCTGCACGACCTGCATCGGCAACTCGGGTCCGCTGGACGAGGAGATCTCCAAGGCGGTCAACGAGAACGACCTGGCCGTCGCCGCGGTGCTCTCCGGCAACCGTAACTTCGAGGGCCGGATCAACCCCGACGTCAAGATGAACTACCTGGCGTCACCGCCGCTGGTCGTGGCCTACGCGATCGCAGGCTCCATGAAGGTGGACATCACGCGCGACGCGATCGGCGTGGACCAGGACGGCAAGCCCGTCCACCTCGAAGACATCTGGCCGACCGAGGCCGAGGTCAACGAGGTCGTCGCCTCCGCCATCGGCGAGGACATGTTCAACAAGTCCTACCAGGACGTCTTCGCGGGCGACGCCCAGTGGAAGGCGCTGTCGATCCCGACGGGCAACACCTTCGAGTGGGACCCGCAGTCCACGTACGTGCGCAAGCCCCCGTACTTCGAGGGCATGACGATGGAGACGACCCCGGTCGCCGACATCACGGGCGCGCGCGTGCTCGCCATGCTGGGCGACTCGGTCACCACCGACCACATCTCCCCGGCCGGCGCGATCAAGGCGGACACCCCGGCGGGCAAGTACCTGACGGAGCACGGCGTCGAGCGCCGTGACTTCAACTCGTACGGCTCGCGCCGCGGCAACCACGAAGTCATGATCCGCGGCACGTTCGCCAACATCCGCCTGCGCAACCAGATCGCGCCGGGCACGGAGGGCGGCTACACCCGCGACTTCACGGCCCAGGACGGACCGGTCTCCTTCATCTACGACGCCTCGCAGAACTACCAGGCGGCCGGCACCCCGCTGGTCGTCCTCGCGGGCAAGGAGTACGGCTCGGGCTCGTCCCGCGACTGGGCGGCGAAGGGTACGGCGCTGCTCGGCGTCAGGGCCGTCATCGCCGAGTCGTACGAGCGCATCCACCGCTCGAACCTGATCGGCATGGGCGTGCTGCCGCTCCAGTACCCGGAGGGCGCGTCGGCGCTGTCGTACGGCCTGACGGGTGAGGAGACCTTCACCTTCACGGGCGTCACCGCGCTGAACGACGGCACGACCCCGGCGACGGTCAAGGTCACGACGGACACGGGTGTGGAGTTCGACGCGGTCGTCCGTATCGACACCCCGGGCGAGGCGGAGTATTACCGCAACGGCGGGATCATGCAGTACGTGCTCCGCAGCCTGATCCGCAAGTAG
- a CDS encoding DUF397 domain-containing protein, translating into MLEPAPYSWRKSSYSNGEGGNCLEVADGVPGIIPVRDSKAPEAGALVIPAPVWTAFVASVKTDR; encoded by the coding sequence ATGCTGGAACCAGCCCCGTATTCATGGCGCAAGTCCTCATACAGCAACGGCGAGGGCGGCAACTGCCTGGAGGTGGCGGACGGCGTCCCCGGGATCATCCCGGTCCGCGACAGCAAGGCGCCCGAAGCCGGGGCGCTCGTGATACCTGCCCCCGTCTGGACCGCGTTCGTCGCGAGCGTCAAGACCGACAGGTAG
- a CDS encoding DUF397 domain-containing protein, with protein MSATADMTSLTWRKSSYSNGEGGDCVEVADGIPDAVPVRDSKTPQAAALVFPAPAWTAFIAGVKTER; from the coding sequence ATGAGCGCGACAGCCGACATGACCAGCCTCACCTGGCGCAAGTCCTCGTACAGCAACGGCGAAGGGGGCGACTGCGTCGAGGTGGCGGACGGCATTCCGGACGCCGTCCCCGTCCGCGACAGCAAGACCCCCCAGGCCGCCGCACTCGTCTTCCCCGCCCCGGCCTGGACCGCGTTCATCGCCGGCGTCAAAACCGAGAGGTGA
- a CDS encoding helix-turn-helix domain-containing protein: MADDYLVRIGKLIRDARQHRGWTQTQLADALATSQSAVNRIERGNQNISLEMIARIGEALDSEIVSLGYAGPMHLRVVGGRRLSGSIDVKTSKNACVALLCGSLLNKGRTVLRRVARIEEVYRLLEVLNSIGVRTRWINDGMDLEIVPPAELDMAAMDAEAARRTRSIIMFLGPLLHRMDNFLLPYAGGCDLGTRTIEPHMIALRRFGLDITATEGLYHAVVDRATSPDRPIVLTERGDTVTENALLAAARHDGVTVIRNASSNYMVQDLCFFLDALGVRVEGVGTTTLTVHGVPSIDTDVDYSPSEDPVEAMSLIAAAVVTESELTIRRVPIEFLEIELAVLEEMGLDHDRTPEYPADNGRTRLVDLTVRPSKLEAPIDKIHPMPFPGLNIDNVPFFAAIAAVAQGKTLIHDWVYDNRAIYLTDLNRLGGRLQLLDPHRVLVEGPTRWRAAEMMCPPALRPAVVVLLAMMAAEGTSVLRNVYVINRGYEDLAERLNSVGAQIEIFRDI, translated from the coding sequence ATGGCAGACGACTACCTCGTACGTATCGGCAAGCTCATCCGTGACGCCCGTCAGCACAGAGGCTGGACACAGACCCAGCTTGCGGATGCGCTGGCCACCAGTCAGAGCGCCGTGAACCGCATCGAGCGCGGCAACCAGAACATCAGCCTTGAGATGATCGCGCGCATCGGTGAGGCGCTCGACAGCGAGATCGTTTCCCTCGGATACGCCGGGCCGATGCACCTGCGGGTCGTCGGCGGGCGCCGGCTCTCCGGCTCCATCGACGTCAAGACGAGCAAGAACGCCTGCGTGGCGCTGCTCTGCGGTTCGCTGCTCAACAAGGGGCGTACGGTCCTGCGGCGGGTGGCGCGTATCGAGGAGGTCTACCGGCTCCTCGAAGTGCTCAACTCCATCGGTGTACGCACCCGCTGGATCAACGACGGCATGGATCTGGAGATCGTGCCGCCGGCGGAGCTGGACATGGCCGCCATGGACGCGGAGGCCGCGCGCCGTACCCGCTCGATCATCATGTTCCTCGGTCCGCTGCTGCACCGCATGGACAACTTCCTGCTGCCGTACGCGGGCGGCTGCGACCTCGGTACGCGCACCATCGAGCCGCACATGATCGCGCTGCGCCGCTTCGGCCTGGACATCACCGCGACGGAGGGGCTGTACCACGCGGTGGTCGACCGCGCGACGTCGCCGGACCGGCCCATCGTGCTGACCGAGCGCGGCGACACGGTCACCGAGAACGCGCTGCTGGCCGCCGCGCGGCACGACGGCGTCACCGTCATCCGTAACGCGTCATCGAACTACATGGTGCAGGACCTCTGCTTCTTCCTGGACGCGCTCGGGGTACGGGTCGAGGGCGTCGGCACCACCACGCTCACCGTGCACGGCGTGCCGAGCATCGACACCGATGTGGACTACTCCCCCTCCGAGGACCCGGTCGAGGCGATGAGCCTGATCGCCGCGGCGGTGGTCACCGAGTCCGAGCTGACGATCCGCCGGGTGCCGATCGAGTTCCTGGAGATCGAGCTCGCGGTGCTGGAGGAGATGGGCCTGGACCACGACCGTACGCCGGAGTACCCGGCGGACAACGGCCGTACCCGGCTGGTGGATCTGACCGTACGCCCCTCGAAGCTGGAGGCGCCGATCGACAAGATCCACCCGATGCCGTTCCCGGGCCTGAACATCGACAACGTCCCGTTCTTCGCGGCCATCGCCGCCGTCGCCCAGGGCAAGACCCTCATCCACGACTGGGTCTACGACAACCGCGCGATCTATCTGACGGACCTCAACCGCCTCGGCGGCCGGCTCCAACTCCTCGACCCCCACCGGGTCCTGGTGGAGGGCCCGACCCGCTGGCGCGCGGCGGAGATGATGTGCCCGCCGGCACTGCGGCCCGCGGTGGTCGTACTGCTGGCGATGATGGCGGCGGAGGGCACGTCGGTGCTGCGCAACGTCTATGTGATCAACCGGGGTTACGAGGACCTGGCGGAGCGGCTGAACTCGGTGGGGGCGCAGATCGAGATCTTCCGCGACATCTGA
- a CDS encoding dihydrofolate reductase family protein yields MTVTVTADMTMSLDGYIAGTEHSVANPGGHGADRIGGWIHAQSSWRERAGIGGGEDDQDSEIMREWFEATGAVVMGRLMYDSGVEFWGDNPPFRAPVFVLTNRPAPTLLKEGGTTFTFVTDGIHSALDQAKAAAGGRNVDIAGGADTVQQYLKARLVDELQLHVIPVLLGAGLRLFDNLGLGSHDLEPVRVVDTPGATHLKYRILK; encoded by the coding sequence ATGACGGTCACCGTCACCGCCGACATGACCATGTCGCTCGACGGCTACATCGCCGGCACCGAACACAGCGTCGCCAACCCCGGAGGCCACGGCGCCGACCGGATCGGCGGCTGGATCCACGCCCAGTCCAGCTGGCGTGAGCGCGCCGGCATCGGCGGCGGTGAGGACGACCAGGACTCCGAGATCATGCGCGAGTGGTTCGAGGCGACCGGCGCCGTCGTCATGGGGCGGCTCATGTACGACTCCGGGGTGGAGTTCTGGGGCGACAACCCGCCCTTCCGCGCCCCGGTCTTCGTCCTGACCAACCGGCCCGCGCCCACCCTCCTCAAGGAGGGCGGCACGACCTTCACCTTCGTCACCGACGGCATCCACAGCGCGCTCGACCAGGCCAAGGCCGCGGCCGGCGGCCGTAACGTCGACATCGCGGGCGGCGCCGACACGGTCCAGCAGTATCTGAAGGCCCGCCTCGTCGACGAGCTCCAACTGCATGTGATCCCCGTGCTGCTCGGCGCCGGTCTGAGGCTCTTCGACAACCTCGGTCTCGGCTCGCACGACCTCGAACCGGTCCGCGTGGTCGACACCCCCGGCGCCACCCACCTCAAGTACCGGATCCTCAAGTAG
- a CDS encoding substrate-binding domain-containing protein, which produces MGPGCNGEAAEARVTEAMIDRGTDGLVLIAPVSPRPHLEQLAHTVPTVVVGRHGQSAVYDTVSDDDTAGAALGPISLTSVDQAGRHIGTEAARLLLGRLADRGKPSAQVKLSPSLVVRRTTAPPSTW; this is translated from the coding sequence ATGGGTCCTGGCTGCAACGGTGAGGCGGCGGAGGCCCGGGTCACCGAGGCCATGATCGACCGGGGGACGGACGGACTGGTGCTGATCGCGCCCGTCTCTCCAAGGCCTCATCTGGAACAGTTGGCGCACACGGTGCCGACCGTGGTCGTCGGGCGGCACGGGCAGTCGGCCGTATACGACACGGTGTCGGACGACGACACCGCCGGCGCCGCGCTCGGTCCCATCTCACTCACCAGTGTCGACCAGGCAGGCCGGCACATCGGCACCGAGGCCGCCCGGCTCCTCCTCGGCCGTCTCGCCGACCGAGGTAAGCCATCGGCCCAGGTCAAGCTATCTCCATCCCTCGTCGTCCGCCGAACCACCGCACCACCGTCGACCTGGTGA
- a CDS encoding LysR family transcriptional regulator produces the protein MDLDLRKLRYFAAVADQLHFGRAADELHIAQPVLSRQIRALEQDLGASLFTRDRHGVALTDAGRQLLADAGPLLASAHAVRRRVSVAARGSRRLMVGFRAGIPVIPAARAFEARHPDVVVDVQRVEWDEQAPMLLDGRIDVGYVRLPIDEAGLRVAPLYTEPRVAVLPAGHRLAGKEEVTEADLAGEPLVWHADPSTQPTRRPHPNAGYLVRGVDETLEHVAAGRGISFLARSASVFYSHPEVVYVPIPDLAPDQVCLAAAASRTSPVVDDFFTAAQATAEITAECGNHEMWQLGSDAVSKRG, from the coding sequence ATGGATCTGGATCTGCGCAAATTGCGTTACTTCGCCGCCGTGGCCGACCAGTTGCACTTCGGCCGCGCCGCCGATGAGCTGCATATCGCGCAGCCGGTACTCAGCCGGCAGATCCGCGCGCTCGAGCAGGATCTCGGCGCCTCGCTGTTCACCCGGGATCGCCACGGCGTAGCGCTGACCGACGCGGGCCGACAGCTGCTGGCCGACGCCGGTCCGCTGCTCGCCTCCGCGCACGCGGTCCGCCGCCGGGTGTCTGTGGCAGCCCGTGGCAGCCGGCGGCTGATGGTCGGTTTCCGGGCCGGGATCCCGGTTATCCCGGCGGCGCGGGCATTCGAGGCCCGGCACCCGGACGTGGTCGTGGACGTGCAGCGGGTCGAATGGGACGAGCAGGCCCCGATGCTGCTCGACGGCCGCATCGACGTCGGCTATGTGCGGCTGCCCATCGATGAGGCCGGCCTGCGCGTCGCCCCGCTGTACACCGAGCCGCGGGTGGCAGTGCTGCCCGCCGGCCACCGGTTGGCCGGCAAGGAGGAGGTCACCGAGGCCGACCTGGCCGGCGAACCGCTGGTCTGGCATGCCGACCCGAGCACGCAGCCCACCAGGCGCCCGCACCCTAACGCCGGGTACCTGGTGCGCGGGGTGGACGAGACGCTCGAACATGTCGCGGCCGGCCGGGGCATCTCGTTCCTGGCCCGTTCGGCGTCCGTGTTCTACTCACATCCGGAAGTCGTCTATGTGCCCATCCCGGATCTGGCGCCCGACCAGGTGTGCCTCGCGGCGGCGGCATCGCGCACCTCGCCAGTGGTCGATGACTTCTTCACCGCGGCTCAGGCGACGGCCGAGATCACGGCAGAATGTGGGAACCATGAAATGTGGCAGCTTGGAAGCGATGCTGTTTCAAAGCGCGGTTGA
- a CDS encoding IPT/TIG domain-containing protein: protein MAVISSITPSQGASGTTVTIIGTGFTPVTEVTIGGRPVPFTIVNSTTIVAIVPTLCCGQTEVRVAVGQSWSNGVPFFYICPPECREVRPNSGPAAGGTIVTIYGSGLATATSVTFGPTPATLTVVSDSQLNVTSPAHSFPDCTETVDIVITTAGGTTCAGCGCCRFTYFNPPTVTSITPASGSGCTSITLTGTCLLNVSDVTFSGTPVAFTSISSTMLTVTVPCGLAPGTYDVVVVTPGGSTAPVTFTVL from the coding sequence ATGGCAGTCATCTCCAGCATCACGCCCAGCCAAGGAGCCAGCGGGACGACCGTCACCATCATCGGCACCGGGTTCACCCCGGTCACCGAGGTGACGATCGGAGGCCGCCCGGTTCCCTTCACCATCGTCAACAGCACGACGATCGTCGCCATCGTCCCGACCCTGTGCTGCGGCCAGACCGAGGTGAGAGTGGCCGTGGGGCAGTCGTGGAGCAACGGTGTGCCGTTCTTCTACATCTGCCCGCCGGAGTGCCGGGAGGTGCGGCCCAACTCCGGGCCGGCCGCGGGCGGCACGATCGTCACGATCTACGGCAGTGGGCTGGCGACCGCGACCTCGGTCACCTTCGGTCCGACCCCCGCCACCCTCACCGTGGTGTCGGACAGTCAGCTGAACGTGACATCCCCGGCACACTCCTTCCCGGACTGCACGGAGACGGTGGACATCGTCATCACCACGGCGGGCGGCACCACTTGTGCCGGATGCGGCTGCTGCCGCTTCACGTACTTCAACCCCCCGACGGTCACCAGCATCACCCCCGCCTCCGGCTCGGGCTGCACGAGCATCACCCTCACCGGCACGTGTCTGCTGAACGTCAGTGACGTGACGTTCTCAGGGACGCCGGTGGCCTTCACCAGTATTTCCAGCACGATGCTGACCGTCACCGTGCCCTGCGGGCTCGCCCCGGGCACCTATGACGTCGTGGTCGTCACCCCGGGCGGCTCCACCGCGCCCGTCACGTTCACCGTCCTCTAG
- a CDS encoding SDR family NAD(P)-dependent oxidoreductase — MGKLDGKVAVITGGSTGMALAGAKLFVEEGAHVFIQARRREALDDAVKLIGRNVTAVQGDAAELDDLDRLYDTVKREKGSIDVLWASAGMGEPAVLGEITEEQFHRAFWLNARGTLFTVQKALPLINDNGSIFMTGSNASLGAFPGWSLYAGSKAVQQAWARVWLNELGDRKIRVNVLTPGQVATAKQEELFDEASKSAFESLIPRGKMGRPEEIATVALFLASDDSSYVNGLELVTDGGTTAI; from the coding sequence GTGGGAAAGCTCGATGGCAAGGTAGCGGTGATCACCGGCGGGTCCACCGGCATGGCACTGGCCGGCGCCAAACTGTTCGTCGAGGAAGGGGCGCACGTCTTCATCCAGGCCCGGCGCCGGGAAGCACTGGACGACGCCGTCAAGCTGATCGGCCGCAACGTCACCGCCGTCCAGGGGGACGCGGCCGAACTGGACGACCTGGACCGCTTGTACGACACCGTCAAGCGGGAAAAGGGCTCGATCGACGTGCTGTGGGCCAGCGCCGGGATGGGCGAACCCGCCGTCCTCGGCGAGATCACGGAGGAACAGTTCCACCGCGCCTTCTGGCTCAACGCGCGCGGCACCCTGTTCACCGTGCAGAAGGCACTGCCGCTGATCAACGACAACGGCTCGATCTTCATGACCGGATCCAACGCCTCTCTCGGCGCCTTCCCCGGCTGGAGCCTCTACGCGGGAAGCAAAGCCGTCCAGCAGGCCTGGGCCCGCGTCTGGCTCAACGAACTGGGCGACCGCAAGATCCGGGTCAACGTCCTGACCCCCGGCCAGGTCGCCACCGCCAAACAGGAGGAACTGTTCGACGAGGCAAGCAAGTCCGCATTCGAGTCCCTCATCCCCCGCGGAAAGATGGGCCGCCCCGAAGAAATCGCCACCGTCGCCCTGTTCCTCGCCTCCGACGACTCCAGCTACGTCAACGGCCTGGAACTGGTCACCGACGGCGGCACCACCGCCATCTGA